In the Tetrapisispora phaffii CBS 4417 chromosome 10, complete genome genome, TGCTCTAGGTAATGCAGGATGCAAATTAATTATTGGTATGGAATCTATATTACTTAGAAAAGTTTTTCCCAATATCAATAGCCAGCCTGCACATACGATCAAATCTGGAGAgtgtttatttattattattgataagTCTTTTTCAAATGCTCTTCTTGCAATTTCACGATTTACTGTATCTTTTTTATCGATgtctttattatattgaaacaaCGAATGTACTACCGTGggtatattattattgtgCGCTCTTGTCAACCCATAAGCTTTCTTGCTTGAAGAAATAACAACACTAATGTCCACATTTTCCAACCGGCCAGTATTTTTAGCGTCGATCAATGCTTGCAGATTAGAACCTGATCCTGAAATCAGTACAACAATCTTAGGCATTTGCAGTTGctatatacatatatatttatgtatatgtatatagtCTATATGTCTATCTATCTATCTCAGTCACACAAGTCCTGTATTCGTAAGAGGCCTATAAACTTAATAGACCATTTCACACTCAATTGAACTACCATCAGACCTGCAAAGGAACAACTAAGTTATATGGTATGGAACAAGATACCAGGTGTGTTTATACTTATGCTTGTGCcgatatatatataagtgaTAGTGGATGTCTTTAGAGGAGTCATTTTGCTTCCATAGTATTAACAGCATTTCTTAACTATGCGTTTAATTTTCTGAGTTTGCGTGTGACCCGGCTCAGCGGTTATTTTTCTGTCCACCAATTTGCATCTTGCCTTGCAGCAGAAAAATGCACGCAGAGAGACACAGAGGACTGACTCTGTTGACACGAAAGATCCCTCCACTGCTGACCCGGTCTTCGATCAGCGGTGTTATGCGTGNNNNNNNNNNNNNNNNNNNNNNNNNNNNNNNNNNNNNNNNNNNNNNNNNNNNNNNNNNNNNNNNNNNNNNNNNNNNNNNNNNNNNNNNNNNNNNNNNNNNNNNNNNNNNNNNNNNNNNNNNNNNNNNNNNNNNNNNNNNNNNNNNNNNNNNNNNNNNNNNNNNNNNNNNNNNNNNNNNNNNNNNNNNNNNNNNNNNNNNNNNNNNNNNNNNNNNNNNNNNNNNNNNNNNNNNNNNNNNNNNNNNNNNNNNNNNNNNNNNNNNNNNNNNNNNNNNNNNNNNNNNNNNNNNNNNNNNNNNNNNNNNNNNNNNNNNNNNNNNNNNNNNNNNNNNNNNNNNNNNNNNNNNNNNNNNNNNNNNNNNNNNAGGGGGGGGGGCGG is a window encoding:
- the ADE8 gene encoding phosphoribosylglycinamide formyltransferase (similar to Saccharomyces cerevisiae ADE8 (YDR408C); ancestral locus Anc_5.508); translation: MPKIVVLISGSGSNLQALIDAKNTGRLENVDISVVISSSKKAYGLTRAHNNNIPTVVHSLFQYNKDIDKKDTVNREIARRAFEKDLSIIINKHSPDLIVCAGWLLILGKTFLSNIDSIPIINLHPALPRAFDGTTHAIELAWNQCQEQNKPLEAGCMVHYVIEEVDRGEPLVVKKLQIIPGNETLEAYEARVHQEEHAAIVEATIKALKEHNKL